The following are encoded together in the Paludisphaera mucosa genome:
- a CDS encoding carboxylesterase/lipase family protein — MRRDEMRVLAWATAAALMVAGTSRGVVADDKVETKAGVVEGTKAANGVRAFLGIPFAEPPVGDLRWRAPRPVRRWEGVREARAFAPGPIQNALVAAMTGAPPKFSEDCLYLNVWTPAKAPDERLPVMVWIYGGAFAMGSTNVPAYDGSRLAEQGVVIVSVAYRVGPLGFLAHPELSREGGGVSGNYGLRDQVAGLEWVRENVAAFGGDPGRVTIFGESAGGISVSMLAASPKAKGLFHRAIAQSGGSFAPPKLADEGGQNVRPLKLVEAEGERFLDDLEVADVAAARALPAADLIKLPRWWWPTFDGEVLPGDQYELYRKGEFHDTPVLIGTNSDEGALFVRPGRSTTPEAFAALVRAGYGEHAEAILAAYPHATPDEAFRATKGLFRDAAFAWHVWTWARLQAEKGAGPAFVYYFDHRTPRSPDGASHAAEIPYVFRNLGNLGIVADFLSGDPRPEDRAASDLMSAYWVQFAKAGDPNRDGLPAWPAFTAAAPQVMTFDAAPSARPVPNLPQLEALDAYYAWRREKVKGGRP, encoded by the coding sequence ATGAGACGGGACGAGATGCGGGTTCTGGCGTGGGCGACGGCCGCGGCGCTGATGGTCGCGGGGACCTCCCGGGGCGTCGTCGCCGACGACAAGGTCGAGACGAAGGCCGGGGTCGTCGAGGGGACGAAGGCGGCGAACGGGGTGCGGGCCTTCCTGGGGATCCCGTTCGCCGAGCCCCCCGTCGGCGACCTGCGCTGGCGGGCGCCCCGGCCGGTCCGCCGGTGGGAGGGGGTCCGCGAGGCCAGGGCGTTCGCCCCCGGGCCGATCCAGAACGCGCTCGTCGCCGCGATGACCGGGGCCCCGCCCAAATTCAGCGAGGACTGCCTGTACCTGAACGTCTGGACGCCCGCCAAGGCTCCGGACGAGCGGCTGCCGGTCATGGTCTGGATCTACGGCGGGGCCTTCGCGATGGGCTCGACGAACGTCCCGGCCTACGACGGCTCGCGACTGGCGGAGCAGGGGGTCGTAATCGTCTCGGTCGCGTACCGGGTCGGCCCGCTCGGGTTTTTGGCGCATCCGGAATTGAGCCGCGAGGGGGGCGGGGTCTCGGGCAACTACGGCCTCCGCGACCAGGTCGCCGGGCTGGAGTGGGTCCGCGAGAACGTCGCGGCGTTCGGCGGCGACCCCGGCCGGGTGACGATCTTCGGCGAGTCGGCCGGCGGGATCTCGGTGAGCATGCTGGCGGCCTCGCCGAAGGCCAAGGGGCTGTTCCACCGGGCCATCGCCCAGAGCGGCGGCTCGTTCGCGCCCCCCAAGCTGGCCGACGAGGGGGGCCAGAACGTGCGCCCGCTCAAGCTCGTCGAGGCCGAGGGCGAGCGCTTCCTGGACGACCTGGAGGTCGCCGACGTCGCCGCCGCCCGCGCCCTGCCGGCGGCCGACCTCATCAAGCTGCCGCGCTGGTGGTGGCCGACCTTCGACGGCGAGGTCCTGCCCGGCGACCAGTACGAGCTCTACCGCAAGGGCGAGTTCCACGACACGCCGGTGCTGATCGGCACCAACTCCGACGAGGGGGCCCTGTTCGTCCGCCCCGGCCGGTCGACGACCCCCGAGGCGTTCGCCGCCCTGGTCCGCGCCGGCTACGGCGAGCACGCCGAGGCGATCCTCGCCGCCTACCCGCACGCCACCCCGGACGAGGCCTTCCGGGCGACCAAGGGCCTCTTCCGCGATGCCGCGTTCGCCTGGCACGTCTGGACCTGGGCCCGGCTGCAGGCCGAGAAGGGGGCGGGCCCGGCGTTCGTCTACTACTTCGACCACCGCACGCCGCGCTCGCCCGACGGGGCCTCGCACGCGGCCGAGATCCCCTACGTCTTCCGCAACCTCGGCAACCTCGGGATCGTCGCCGACTTCCTGAGCGGCGACCCCCGTCCCGAAGACCGCGCCGCGTCCGACCTGATGAGCGCCTACTGGGTCCAGTTCGCGAAGGCCGGCGACCCCAACCGCGACGGCCTCCCCGCCTGGCCCGCCTTCACCGCCGCCGCCCCCCAGGTCATGACCTTCGACGCCGCCCCCTCCGCCCGGCCCGTCCCCAACCTGCCGCAACTTGAAGCCCTCGACGCCTACTACGCCTGGCGGCGGGAGAAGGTGAAGGGGGGCCGCCCCTGA
- a CDS encoding DUF1501 domain-containing protein, with translation MLTLWGPGGGERYCDGVSRRAFMQVGGLAMGGLSLPGLLAAQAKAGTGDNHKSVIMIYLTGGLAHQDTVDPKPDAPEGMRGEFKPIATSLPGVFLSELMPRTAAIMDRVAIIRSLVGQIDEHSSFQSMTGFPMVISNREGRPHFGSVVSRVQGPVNAVVPPFVDLAPVMQHRPYNTPGAGMVGQSHKGAKMEGDDLALLRPPADVAPERFAGRRDLLGQFDGFRRSVDGAAVDGMGSCYKQAFDVLTSDALARALDVEREAPALRARYGMGSAKHLGDGGPMWNDQFLVARRLVEAGARCVTLSYGFWDTHGNNFGHLRNVMPLFDQGVSALVEDLHQRGLDRDCTLVVWGEFGRTPKINATAGRDHWAPVNSAILAGGGMKVGQVIGSTDKIGGHAASRPVHYRDVLATVYHNLGLDPHTLLYDKADRPVSILPPENEPIAELI, from the coding sequence ATGCTGACACTCTGGGGACCGGGCGGCGGCGAGCGGTACTGCGACGGCGTCTCCCGGCGCGCGTTCATGCAGGTCGGCGGCCTGGCGATGGGCGGGCTCTCGCTGCCGGGGCTGCTGGCGGCCCAGGCGAAGGCCGGGACGGGCGACAACCACAAGTCGGTCATCATGATCTACCTGACGGGCGGCCTGGCCCATCAGGACACGGTCGACCCCAAGCCCGACGCCCCCGAGGGCATGCGCGGCGAGTTCAAGCCGATCGCCACGAGCCTGCCGGGCGTCTTCCTGAGCGAGCTGATGCCGCGCACGGCCGCGATCATGGACCGGGTCGCGATCATCCGCTCGCTGGTCGGCCAGATCGACGAGCATTCCAGCTTCCAGAGCATGACCGGCTTCCCGATGGTGATCTCCAACCGCGAGGGGCGGCCGCACTTCGGGTCGGTCGTCTCGCGGGTGCAGGGGCCGGTGAACGCGGTGGTGCCGCCGTTCGTCGACCTCGCCCCGGTGATGCAGCACCGGCCGTACAACACGCCGGGCGCGGGCATGGTCGGGCAGTCGCACAAGGGCGCGAAGATGGAGGGGGACGACCTGGCCCTGCTCCGGCCCCCGGCCGACGTCGCGCCCGAGCGGTTCGCGGGCCGTCGCGACCTGCTCGGCCAGTTCGACGGCTTCCGCCGCTCGGTCGACGGCGCGGCGGTCGACGGCATGGGCTCGTGCTACAAGCAGGCGTTCGACGTCCTGACGTCCGACGCCCTGGCCAGGGCCCTCGACGTCGAGCGCGAGGCCCCCGCGCTCCGCGCCCGCTACGGGATGGGCTCGGCCAAGCACCTGGGCGACGGCGGGCCGATGTGGAACGACCAGTTCCTGGTCGCCCGCCGGCTCGTCGAGGCCGGCGCGCGCTGCGTCACGCTCTCGTACGGCTTCTGGGACACGCACGGCAACAACTTCGGCCACCTGCGCAACGTCATGCCGCTGTTCGACCAGGGGGTCTCGGCCCTCGTCGAGGACCTCCACCAGCGCGGCCTGGACCGCGACTGCACGCTGGTCGTCTGGGGCGAGTTCGGCCGCACGCCCAAGATCAACGCGACCGCCGGCCGCGACCACTGGGCCCCGGTCAACTCGGCGATCCTCGCCGGCGGCGGCATGAAGGTCGGCCAGGTCATCGGCTCGACCGACAAGATCGGCGGCCACGCCGCCAGCCGACCCGTCCACTACCGCGACGTCCTGGCCACCGTCTACCACAACCTCGGCCTCGACCCCCACACCCTGCTCTACGACAAGGCCGACCGCCCCGTCTCCATCCTCCCCCCCGAGAACGAGCCGATCGCCGAGCTGATCTGA
- a CDS encoding VOC family protein: MDRLPPVISLMVAVPDAAAAAAWYKRALGAVELWNLGAVVGLEIAGAAFFVGEPENNGWESPARLGTTTARIEVFCDDPDALIARATAAGADGGRDPIRDHAAPWGVHRQGGFVDPFGHIWLVGDRSPLSPHPANE; the protein is encoded by the coding sequence ATGGATCGACTCCCTCCCGTCATCTCCCTGATGGTCGCCGTGCCCGACGCCGCGGCGGCGGCAGCCTGGTACAAACGCGCCCTGGGCGCGGTGGAGCTGTGGAACCTGGGGGCCGTGGTCGGACTGGAGATCGCGGGGGCGGCGTTCTTCGTGGGCGAGCCCGAAAACAACGGCTGGGAGAGCCCCGCGCGACTCGGCACGACCACCGCGCGCATCGAGGTGTTCTGCGACGACCCCGACGCCCTGATCGCCCGCGCGACGGCCGCGGGGGCGGACGGCGGTCGGGACCCGATCCGGGATCACGCCGCGCCGTGGGGCGTCCATCGCCAGGGCGGATTCGTCGACCCCTTCGGGCACATCTGGCTCGTCGGCGATCGATCCCCCCTGAGTCCCCACCCCGCGAACGAGTAG
- a CDS encoding MATE family efflux transporter: MDRLQRDLLRQGMRLELGPMLRLAGPVVSAELGWMAMGIVDTIFVGRLGAEAIGAVSLGNALYFAVAIFGMGLLLGLDALVSQAYGAGDLHECHDWLVQGMYLAAMLCPPAMLLLWVVEPLSDRMGLNAAVLEQAKPFLRAMTWGTPALFIYATFRRYLQGMGLVKPVMAALLSANVVNALMDWVFVYGKLGFPAMGVEGSGWATTISRWYMAGFLVVFALWNDARSGSGLIRTRLAPRLAAIRRLFGIGLPAAMHLLLEVGVFALATTLAGKLDATSLAAHHVVLDVASVTFMIPLGLATAGAIRVGQAIGRGEPSAAGRAGWTALALGAAFMTTSGLVMVAFPRPLAALFTDDAGVIAAASRLMLLAAAFQLFDGLQGVATGALRGAGDTRTAMICTLICYWFVGLPLGWFLCFREGRGVFGLWIGLALGLFIAGLTLLFAWRRKAAALGRGEFAMVGAGVGH, translated from the coding sequence ATGGATCGTCTTCAGAGGGACCTGTTGCGGCAGGGGATGCGGCTGGAATTGGGGCCGATGCTGCGGCTGGCCGGGCCGGTGGTCTCGGCGGAGCTGGGGTGGATGGCGATGGGGATCGTCGACACGATCTTCGTCGGCCGGCTCGGGGCCGAGGCGATCGGGGCCGTGAGCCTGGGGAACGCGCTCTACTTCGCGGTCGCCATCTTCGGGATGGGGCTCCTGCTGGGGCTCGACGCCCTGGTCTCGCAGGCCTACGGCGCGGGCGACCTGCACGAGTGCCACGACTGGCTCGTCCAGGGGATGTACCTGGCGGCGATGCTCTGCCCGCCGGCCATGCTGCTGCTGTGGGTCGTCGAGCCGCTGTCGGACCGGATGGGGCTCAACGCGGCGGTGCTGGAGCAGGCCAAGCCGTTCCTGCGCGCGATGACCTGGGGGACCCCCGCGCTCTTCATCTACGCGACCTTCCGGCGCTACCTGCAGGGCATGGGCCTGGTCAAGCCGGTGATGGCGGCCCTGCTGTCGGCGAACGTCGTCAACGCGCTGATGGACTGGGTGTTCGTCTACGGCAAGCTGGGCTTCCCGGCGATGGGCGTGGAGGGGTCGGGCTGGGCGACGACGATCTCGCGCTGGTACATGGCCGGGTTCCTGGTCGTCTTCGCGCTCTGGAACGACGCGCGGAGCGGCTCGGGGCTGATCCGGACGCGGCTCGCGCCGAGGCTGGCGGCGATCCGCCGGCTGTTCGGGATCGGCCTGCCGGCGGCGATGCACCTCTTGCTGGAGGTCGGCGTCTTCGCGCTGGCGACCACGCTGGCGGGGAAGCTCGACGCCACGTCGCTGGCGGCGCACCACGTGGTGCTCGACGTCGCCAGCGTGACGTTCATGATCCCCCTGGGCCTGGCGACGGCGGGCGCGATCCGCGTGGGCCAGGCGATCGGCCGGGGCGAGCCGTCGGCCGCCGGCCGCGCCGGGTGGACGGCCCTGGCGCTGGGCGCGGCGTTCATGACGACGTCGGGCCTGGTCATGGTCGCCTTCCCCCGCCCGCTGGCCGCGCTGTTCACGGACGACGCCGGCGTGATCGCGGCCGCCTCGCGGCTGATGCTGCTGGCGGCGGCCTTCCAGCTCTTCGACGGCCTCCAGGGGGTCGCCACCGGGGCCCTCCGGGGCGCGGGCGACACCCGCACGGCGATGATCTGCACCCTGATCTGCTACTGGTTCGTCGGCCTGCCGCTGGGCTGGTTTCTGTGCTTCCGCGAGGGCCGGGGGGTCTTCGGCCTCTGGATCGGCCTGGCCCTCGGCCTCTTCATCGCCGGCCTGACGCTGCTGTTCGCCTGGCGCCGCAAGGCCGCCGCCCTCGGCCGCGGCGAGTTCGCCATGGTCGGCGCGGGCGTGGGGCATTGA
- a CDS encoding serine hydrolase domain-containing protein, with product MGTIEVVRAEADEQAARYLRAAGNVGLAIGLLAGGEEVALGYGETDKGSGRVPDGRTVFEIGSITKVFTALLLADAAGSGEVRLDRPVGELLPAGVRMPAYRGEPITLAHLAEHTSALPRLPGNLGATIKDAKNPYRDYGVEDLHAYLNAARVGFPPGSGASYSNLGAGLLGHVLALRAGEPYEDLLAARVLRPLGLADTAIALSADQEARMAPGHDAKGEPTSRWDLPTFAGAGALRSTVAEMLTFLRANLDPAATPLEPALRECQAPRPVAWRRRIGVGWPHALGLAAASLLVQWSVPVPPGSATFLAAALLPALAALAWKGFWSGAWAAAATWAGCMALWGSQFGWLPAGTTLFVVVGLAGLLSGYIPPTGRVRLGWQEATVGAGATALWHNGGTGGYRSFIGFIPGSRVGVAVLSNSANDVDAIGLALLGRLAAAAGDGPKP from the coding sequence GTGGGGACGATCGAGGTCGTGCGGGCGGAGGCCGACGAGCAGGCCGCGCGTTATCTTCGCGCGGCGGGGAACGTCGGGCTGGCGATCGGGCTCCTGGCCGGGGGCGAGGAGGTCGCGCTCGGCTACGGCGAGACGGACAAAGGCTCGGGCCGGGTCCCGGACGGGCGGACGGTGTTCGAGATCGGGTCGATCACGAAGGTGTTCACGGCCTTGCTGCTGGCCGACGCGGCCGGGAGCGGGGAGGTGCGGCTGGACCGGCCGGTCGGCGAGCTGCTGCCGGCGGGCGTCCGCATGCCGGCCTACCGCGGCGAGCCGATCACCCTCGCTCACCTGGCCGAGCACACCTCGGCGCTCCCCAGGCTGCCGGGCAACCTGGGGGCGACCATCAAGGACGCTAAGAACCCGTATCGCGACTACGGAGTCGAGGACCTCCACGCCTACCTGAACGCCGCGAGGGTCGGCTTCCCGCCCGGCAGCGGCGCGTCGTACTCGAACCTCGGGGCCGGGCTGCTCGGCCACGTCCTCGCCCTGCGGGCGGGGGAGCCATACGAGGACCTGCTGGCCGCGCGGGTGCTCCGCCCGCTCGGGTTGGCGGACACGGCGATCGCCCTGTCGGCCGACCAGGAGGCGCGGATGGCGCCGGGCCACGATGCGAAGGGCGAGCCGACGTCTCGCTGGGACCTGCCGACCTTCGCCGGGGCCGGGGCGCTGCGGTCCACGGTCGCCGAGATGCTTACGTTCTTACGCGCGAACCTGGATCCGGCGGCGACCCCGCTGGAGCCGGCGCTGCGGGAATGCCAGGCCCCCCGGCCGGTCGCCTGGCGGCGGCGGATCGGGGTCGGCTGGCCGCACGCCCTCGGCCTGGCGGCCGCGTCGCTGCTGGTCCAGTGGTCCGTCCCCGTGCCGCCGGGGAGCGCGACGTTCCTGGCCGCGGCCCTGCTCCCGGCGCTGGCGGCCCTGGCGTGGAAGGGCTTCTGGTCGGGGGCCTGGGCGGCGGCCGCGACCTGGGCCGGATGCATGGCGCTCTGGGGGTCGCAATTCGGCTGGCTGCCGGCCGGGACGACCCTGTTCGTCGTCGTAGGCCTCGCCGGGCTGCTAAGTGGCTACATCCCCCCGACGGGCCGGGTCCGCCTGGGCTGGCAGGAGGCGACGGTCGGGGCCGGGGCGACGGCCCTCTGGCACAACGGCGGCACGGGCGGGTATCGCAGCTTCATCGGGTTCATCCCCGGTTCGCGCGTGGGCGTCGCGGTCCTGTCGAACTCGGCGAACGACGTCGACGCGATCGGGCTCGCCTTGCTGGGCCGCCTCGCCGCCGCCGCCGGGGACGGGCCGAAGCCCTGA
- a CDS encoding sigma-70 family RNA polymerase sigma factor, with the protein MRRSKRWTGREVERLLRDGVDPPGGDARLLHRYLAERDEAAFEAIVDRHGPLVLALCRRYLYDPADVDDAFQATFLVLLRKGAGLRDGDALSSWLYGVARRVAVRARSDVLRRRAREGGPDKVDEAVADPERPVDDSLETLDRELSRLPEKYRAPLVLCYLRGRTYDQAAAELGWPSGTVRSRMAKARTILHQRLTRQGVDASACLVLLKADLAASLVPPSLVAATVAAAGRFAGLGGLAWLASASSPWPAAALAQGAISTMSPSPWKLLGLACTSAALSAGAFAVASGALAAPGAQDKPPEAQQDAVKIEKVAPVVDTKTEVMKTEAPEVSVKAEEKHVPAPVDQRLDALEAKLDRMAALLARPAPLPPTAVEPNDRIAAAAPTPPGTRSVREIEAELVNAYMNYQRCRKLAEQHVVSQEELELAVQPIRVIMSRLLEIKDEQENVVRKLKYMDEEYRWHTDQRNVLMEKLTKAKGDPVTVAQVSEELRAAEASIERNRQEINAIQRGTFSIDNQSRMAERLIDWTKKRLPDMKMSIDDIREDPK; encoded by the coding sequence ATGCGGCGATCGAAACGGTGGACGGGCCGGGAGGTCGAGCGGCTGCTCCGCGACGGGGTCGACCCGCCGGGAGGCGACGCGCGGCTCTTGCATCGGTACCTGGCCGAGCGCGACGAGGCCGCCTTCGAGGCGATCGTCGACCGCCACGGGCCGCTCGTGCTGGCGCTCTGCCGACGCTACCTCTACGACCCCGCCGACGTCGACGACGCCTTCCAGGCGACGTTCCTGGTCCTGCTGCGGAAGGGGGCCGGGCTCCGCGACGGCGACGCGCTGTCGAGCTGGCTCTACGGCGTGGCCCGTCGCGTGGCGGTCCGCGCCCGCTCCGACGTCCTCCGCCGCCGGGCCCGTGAGGGCGGGCCGGATAAGGTCGACGAGGCCGTCGCCGATCCCGAGCGGCCCGTCGACGACTCGCTCGAGACCCTCGATCGCGAGCTGTCGCGGCTGCCCGAGAAGTACCGCGCCCCGCTGGTGCTCTGCTACCTGCGCGGCAGGACCTACGACCAGGCGGCCGCCGAGCTGGGCTGGCCGTCGGGCACGGTGCGGAGCCGGATGGCGAAGGCCCGCACGATCCTCCATCAACGCCTGACGCGCCAGGGCGTCGACGCGTCCGCCTGCCTGGTCCTGCTGAAGGCGGACCTGGCCGCATCCCTCGTCCCGCCGTCGCTCGTCGCGGCGACGGTCGCCGCCGCCGGCCGGTTCGCGGGCCTCGGCGGCCTGGCCTGGCTCGCCTCCGCCTCTTCCCCCTGGCCGGCCGCCGCGCTGGCCCAAGGAGCGATCTCGACGATGTCCCCATCCCCGTGGAAGCTGCTCGGACTCGCCTGCACCTCGGCCGCCCTGAGCGCCGGGGCCTTCGCCGTCGCCTCCGGCGCCCTCGCCGCGCCCGGAGCCCAGGACAAGCCCCCCGAGGCGCAACAGGACGCCGTGAAGATCGAGAAGGTCGCTCCGGTCGTTGACACGAAGACGGAAGTCATGAAGACCGAGGCGCCAGAGGTCTCAGTGAAGGCCGAAGAGAAGCACGTCCCGGCCCCCGTCGACCAGCGACTGGACGCGCTGGAGGCGAAGCTCGACCGCATGGCCGCCCTGCTGGCGAGGCCCGCCCCCCTCCCGCCGACGGCCGTGGAGCCCAACGACCGCATCGCCGCCGCGGCCCCGACTCCGCCCGGCACCAGGAGCGTGCGGGAGATCGAGGCCGAGCTCGTCAACGCCTACATGAACTACCAACGCTGCCGGAAGCTGGCCGAACAGCACGTCGTCTCGCAGGAAGAGCTGGAACTCGCCGTGCAGCCGATCCGCGTCATCATGAGTCGGCTCCTGGAGATCAAGGATGAACAAGAAAACGTAGTCCGAAAACTAAAATATATGGATGAAGAATATAGGTGGCATACGGATCAACGCAACGTGTTGATGGAGAAGCTGACCAAGGCGAAGGGTGACCCTGTAACGGTCGCGCAAGTCTCAGAAGAGCTTCGAGCCGCGGAGGCGTCGATCGAAAGAAACCGGCAGGAGATCAACGCGATACAACGCGGGACCTTCTCGATCGATAATCAGTCCCGCATGGCCGAAAGATTGATCGACTGGACGAAAAAGCGTCTCCCGGACATGAAGATGTCCATCGACGACATCCGCGAGGACCCGAAGTGA
- a CDS encoding CRTAC1 family protein, whose product MQHETRWRRRKGVGATLFVGLVAIGALGAGVKVFLPRPAVKAMADRRLPYQKRGVIDTSGFSMITSAVEPWAPTATLAEIREHWVGVGRRAIEKMEREDASGRVMLGSRVVHDVAWATLLQAEGDPVAAGGVLAKARALAEADDALGVKFLPSLVYFQGVAALRRGENDNCVMCRGDSSCILPISKSARHKDPTGSKAAIGFFTELLEKFPDDLEAMWLLNIAHMTLGQYPDGVDPRFRLDLDRYVKTEFDIGRFRDVGQAAGVNRYDQAGGAIMEDFDGDGLLDLFMTSFDPKQAAGFFRNKGDGTFEDRGASAGLAGQYGGLYCVQADYDGDGLMDVFIPRGAWLKTPMRPSLLKNQGGGVFVDATDRAGLAEAMNSNSAAWADYDNDGDVDLFVCEERRTNRLYRNKGDGAFEDATVEVGLADPSRTFCKGACWVDFDNDGDPDLFASFLNGLSQLYRNDGGEFVDATEAMGVRGPMTGFSCWAFDYDNDGWVDVFATCYDRSLGDVVKGLLGRPHGRYPNRLYRNVEGRKFVDETRKAGLDMCFSTMGSNFADFDNDGFLDFYLGTGEPSMATLIPNRMFKNVEGRRFSEVTGSAGVGHLQKGHAVACGDYDRDGDVDLFAQTGGAVDGDRYHNVLFQNPGQGRRSLTIKLVGVKTNRAAIGARIKVVSAGPKPQAVHRTVGSGSSFGANALEQTIGLADAEGAALIEVYWPTSKTTQTFRDVPAGRVIEITEFAADYRTLDGRPQAVALRK is encoded by the coding sequence ATGCAGCACGAGACGAGGTGGCGCCGGAGGAAGGGCGTCGGCGCGACGCTGTTCGTCGGCCTGGTGGCGATCGGGGCGCTCGGGGCCGGGGTGAAGGTCTTCCTCCCCCGGCCGGCGGTCAAGGCCATGGCCGATCGGCGGTTGCCGTACCAGAAGCGGGGCGTGATCGACACCAGCGGGTTCTCGATGATCACCTCCGCGGTGGAGCCCTGGGCCCCGACGGCGACCCTGGCGGAGATCCGCGAGCACTGGGTCGGCGTCGGCAGGCGGGCGATCGAGAAGATGGAGCGCGAGGACGCCTCGGGCCGCGTCATGCTCGGCTCCCGGGTCGTCCACGACGTCGCCTGGGCCACCCTGCTCCAGGCCGAGGGGGATCCGGTCGCCGCCGGCGGCGTGCTGGCCAAGGCCCGCGCGCTGGCCGAGGCCGACGACGCCCTGGGCGTGAAGTTCCTGCCCAGCCTGGTCTACTTCCAGGGGGTCGCGGCGCTGCGGCGGGGCGAGAACGACAACTGCGTCATGTGCCGGGGGGACAGCTCCTGCATCCTGCCGATCTCGAAGTCGGCGCGGCACAAGGACCCGACCGGCTCGAAGGCCGCGATCGGCTTCTTCACCGAGCTGCTGGAGAAGTTCCCCGACGACCTGGAGGCGATGTGGCTGCTCAACATCGCCCACATGACGCTCGGCCAGTACCCCGACGGGGTCGACCCGCGGTTCCGGCTGGACCTCGACCGCTACGTGAAGACCGAGTTCGACATCGGCCGGTTCCGCGACGTCGGCCAGGCGGCCGGCGTGAACCGCTACGACCAGGCCGGCGGCGCGATCATGGAGGACTTCGACGGCGACGGCCTGCTCGACCTCTTCATGACCTCGTTCGACCCCAAGCAGGCCGCCGGCTTCTTCCGCAACAAGGGCGACGGCACCTTCGAGGACCGCGGCGCGTCCGCCGGCCTGGCGGGCCAGTACGGCGGCCTCTACTGCGTGCAGGCCGACTACGACGGCGACGGCCTGATGGACGTCTTCATCCCCCGCGGCGCCTGGCTCAAGACCCCCATGCGGCCCTCGCTGCTGAAGAACCAGGGGGGCGGCGTCTTCGTCGACGCGACCGACCGGGCGGGCCTCGCCGAGGCGATGAACTCCAACTCCGCCGCCTGGGCCGACTACGACAACGACGGCGACGTCGACCTGTTCGTCTGCGAGGAGCGGCGCACCAACCGCCTCTACCGCAACAAGGGCGACGGCGCCTTCGAAGACGCCACGGTCGAGGTCGGCCTGGCGGACCCCTCGCGGACCTTCTGCAAGGGGGCCTGCTGGGTCGACTTCGACAACGACGGCGACCCCGACCTGTTCGCCAGCTTCCTCAACGGCCTGTCGCAGCTCTACCGCAACGACGGCGGCGAGTTCGTCGACGCGACCGAGGCCATGGGCGTGCGCGGGCCGATGACCGGCTTCTCGTGCTGGGCCTTCGACTACGACAACGACGGCTGGGTCGACGTCTTCGCCACGTGCTACGACCGCTCGCTGGGCGACGTGGTCAAGGGGCTGCTGGGCCGCCCCCACGGCCGCTACCCGAACCGGCTGTACCGCAACGTCGAGGGCCGCAAGTTCGTCGACGAGACCCGCAAGGCCGGGCTCGACATGTGCTTCTCGACGATGGGGAGCAACTTCGCCGACTTCGACAACGACGGCTTCCTCGACTTCTACCTGGGCACCGGCGAGCCCAGCATGGCGACCCTGATCCCCAACCGGATGTTCAAGAACGTCGAGGGCCGGCGGTTCTCGGAAGTGACGGGCTCGGCGGGCGTCGGCCACCTCCAGAAGGGCCACGCCGTCGCCTGCGGCGACTACGACCGCGACGGCGACGTCGACCTCTTCGCGCAGACGGGCGGGGCCGTCGACGGCGACCGCTACCACAACGTCCTGTTCCAGAACCCCGGCCAGGGCCGGCGCTCGCTGACGATCAAGCTGGTCGGCGTGAAGACGAACCGCGCGGCGATCGGGGCGCGGATCAAGGTCGTGTCCGCCGGACCGAAGCCGCAGGCGGTCCACCGGACCGTCGGCTCGGGCAGCAGCTTCGGGGCCAACGCCCTCGAACAGACCATCGGCCTGGCCGACGCCGAGGGGGCCGCCCTGATCGAGGTCTACTGGCCGACCAGCAAGACCACCCAGACCTTCCGCGACGTCCCCGCCGGCCGCGTGATCGAGATCACCGAGTTCGCGGCCGACTACCGCACGCTCGACGGCCGGCCGCAGGCGGTCGCGCTCCGGAAGTGA